A section of the Verrucomicrobium sp. GAS474 genome encodes:
- the cysD gene encoding sulfate adenylyltransferase subunit CysD: MTHLDKLEAQSLFIFREAYHAFKKLAMPWSMGKDSNVLIFLAKKAFCGHIPFPLLHIDTTYEFPQMIEFRDWAVKKYDLDLIVKINEEARARGIGYETHDPVTVTHELKTVALQQAMAEHGWHGLITGIRRDEDSTRAKERYFSPRNAEFEWDYKDQPPEFWNQFTTTIKPGEHVRVQPLLDWAEIDIWSYIKRENIPVPQLYFAKDGKRYRSMGCKPITKAIDSNAATIDEIIEELRHTKTSERAGRAQDHHERNAMQKLRAKGFM; the protein is encoded by the coding sequence ATGACTCATTTGGACAAACTCGAAGCGCAGAGCCTCTTTATTTTCCGGGAGGCCTATCATGCGTTCAAGAAACTCGCCATGCCGTGGTCGATGGGGAAGGACTCCAACGTCCTCATCTTCCTGGCGAAAAAGGCGTTCTGCGGCCACATCCCTTTCCCCCTCCTCCACATCGACACGACCTACGAGTTCCCGCAGATGATCGAGTTCCGCGACTGGGCGGTGAAGAAGTACGACCTCGACCTCATCGTGAAGATCAACGAGGAGGCCCGCGCCCGCGGCATCGGCTACGAGACCCACGACCCCGTCACCGTGACCCACGAGCTGAAGACAGTCGCCCTCCAGCAGGCGATGGCCGAGCACGGCTGGCACGGCCTCATCACCGGCATCCGCCGGGACGAGGATTCGACCCGCGCGAAGGAACGCTATTTCTCCCCCCGCAACGCCGAGTTCGAGTGGGACTACAAGGACCAGCCGCCCGAGTTCTGGAACCAGTTCACCACCACGATCAAGCCGGGCGAGCACGTCCGCGTCCAGCCCCTCCTCGACTGGGCCGAGATCGACATCTGGTCCTACATCAAGCGGGAGAACATCCCCGTCCCGCAGCTCTACTTCGCGAAGGACGGCAAGCGGTACCGCTCCATGGGCTGCAAGCCGATCACGAAGGCGATCGACAGCAACGCCGCGACGATCGACGAGATCATCGAGGAACTGCGCCACACGAAGACCTCCGAGCGGGCGGGCCGCGCCCAGGACCACCACGAGCGCAACGCGATGCAGAAGCTCCGCGCCAAGGGCTTCATGTAA
- a CDS encoding phosphoadenylyl-sulfate reductase: MTASAPHSEAQTRFAPLQLDLAAAEAALAGKTAEERTAWAIATFGERLVLSSSFGAQAAVSLHMATRIAPGIPVVFIDTGYHFVETYQFVDTLAARLKLNLKVYSAPLSPSWMEARHGLLWEQGVEGITEYNALRKVEPMQRALAELNAWAWLAGLRRQQAATRKELGVLAVQNGLLKVHPIIDWTDKDIYTYLTKHNLPYHPLWEQGYVSIGDTHTTRKLSEGMTEEETRFFGLKRECGLHIPTPEKDGSGI; this comes from the coding sequence GTGACCGCTTCCGCCCCCCATTCCGAAGCCCAGACCCGCTTCGCGCCGCTTCAACTCGACCTCGCCGCCGCCGAGGCCGCCCTCGCCGGGAAGACCGCCGAGGAACGGACCGCCTGGGCCATCGCGACGTTCGGGGAGCGCCTCGTCCTCAGCTCGAGCTTCGGCGCGCAGGCCGCCGTCTCCCTCCACATGGCGACGCGGATCGCCCCCGGCATCCCCGTCGTCTTCATCGACACCGGCTACCACTTCGTCGAGACCTACCAATTCGTCGACACCCTCGCCGCGCGACTGAAGCTGAACCTCAAGGTCTACAGCGCCCCGCTCTCCCCCTCGTGGATGGAGGCCCGCCACGGCCTCCTGTGGGAACAGGGCGTCGAGGGGATCACCGAGTACAACGCCCTCCGCAAGGTCGAGCCGATGCAGCGCGCCCTGGCCGAGCTGAACGCCTGGGCCTGGCTCGCCGGGCTGCGGCGGCAGCAGGCGGCGACCCGCAAGGAACTCGGCGTCCTCGCCGTCCAGAACGGCCTCCTGAAGGTCCATCCGATCATCGACTGGACCGACAAGGACATCTACACCTACCTCACGAAACACAACCTCCCCTACCATCCCCTCTGGGAACAAGGCTACGTCTCGATCGGCGACACCCACACGACGCGGAAGCTCTCCGAGGGAATGACCGAGGAGGAGACCCGCTTCTTCGGCCTCAAGCGCGAGTGCGGCCTCCACATCCCGACGCCGGAAAAAGACGGCTCGGGCATTTAA
- a CDS encoding M23 family metallopeptidase, whose translation MKQAKFIFLLRLLFLVLWCAGVWGFLAWAGTFPSGSRSTAKAGGPRHLDWNVFFTRNLLHALPIANRFDYPLRPPDGAGAAIGKTFGPAAGNHAGEDWNTAAGDGDLGEPVYSPADGWVSLALDFQSAWGKVVLIDYRLSPGLQPAAVEMMFAHLQRIDVKPQTFVKRGEQIGTVGNADGVYQAHLHWEVRNRLGLGLGGAYSDDLAPWFAPSDFVAAHRGDNRTGAAAATKARRLPPAQWEQWGGD comes from the coding sequence ATGAAGCAGGCGAAATTCATTTTCCTCCTGCGCCTTCTTTTCCTCGTTCTCTGGTGCGCGGGCGTCTGGGGATTCCTCGCCTGGGCGGGGACCTTCCCTTCCGGCTCCCGTTCCACGGCGAAGGCGGGCGGGCCGCGCCATCTCGATTGGAATGTCTTCTTCACCCGGAACCTCCTCCACGCCCTGCCCATCGCGAACCGCTTCGACTACCCGCTCCGCCCGCCCGACGGAGCCGGGGCGGCGATCGGCAAGACCTTCGGCCCCGCCGCCGGGAACCACGCCGGGGAAGACTGGAACACGGCCGCCGGAGACGGCGACCTCGGGGAGCCGGTCTACTCCCCCGCCGACGGGTGGGTCTCGCTCGCCCTCGATTTCCAGAGCGCCTGGGGAAAAGTCGTCCTCATCGATTACCGCCTTTCCCCCGGCCTCCAGCCGGCGGCGGTCGAGATGATGTTCGCCCACCTCCAGCGGATCGACGTGAAGCCCCAGACTTTCGTAAAGCGGGGGGAACAGATCGGCACCGTCGGCAACGCCGACGGCGTCTATCAGGCCCACCTCCATTGGGAGGTGCGGAACCGGCTCGGTCTCGGCCTCGGCGGAGCCTATTCGGACGACCTCGCGCCGTGGTTCGCGCCGAGCGATTTCGTCGCCGCCCATCGCGGCGACAACCGCACCGGAGCCGCGGCGGCGACGAAGGCCCGGCGGCTCCCGCCCGCGCAGTGGGAGCAGTGGGGCGGCGATTGA
- a CDS encoding menaquinone biosynthesis decarboxylase: MSAFAQRLEAEGELIRIKGPVSVDLEVTALADREMKSPGGGKALLIEQPRLLDGTLSAFPLLINAYGSRRRMSLALGVENHREIEKQIGAIVKAKPPTSLREAWDLLRNGIDLIHTRPSRVSSGPCKEVILKAGEGKGLDLLPILKCWPADGGPFVTLPNVYTRDPDNGSRNIGMYRMQVYDGWTTGMHWQTHKVAARHGKRYYETGQRMPVAVCLGGDPALTFAATAPLPDGLDELLLAGFLRKKAIPLVKCETSDLEVPADSDFVIEGYVDPTEPLRPEGPFGDHTGFYTPVDGYPTFHVTCITHRKDALYPATIVGKPPMEDFYLGTAAVDLFLPVFKMNFPEIVDIALPAEGVFHNLVFVSIKKQYPYQAYKIMHGLWGMGQMMFTKLIIVVDADVDVRNTSDVLFHLCANIDPQRDSLFTKGPVDALDHAVTVENIGSHAGFDATRKLPGEGYTRGWPEKCVLPEAVLAEVERRFPR, encoded by the coding sequence ATGTCCGCCTTCGCCCAACGGCTCGAAGCCGAGGGCGAGCTCATCCGCATCAAGGGCCCCGTCTCGGTCGACCTCGAGGTGACCGCCCTCGCCGACCGCGAGATGAAGAGCCCCGGCGGGGGCAAGGCCCTCCTCATCGAGCAGCCCCGCCTCCTCGACGGGACCCTCTCGGCCTTCCCCCTCCTGATCAACGCCTACGGCTCCCGCCGCCGGATGAGCCTCGCCCTCGGCGTCGAGAACCACCGCGAGATCGAGAAGCAGATCGGGGCGATCGTGAAGGCGAAGCCCCCGACCTCCCTCCGCGAGGCGTGGGATCTCCTGCGGAACGGCATCGATCTCATCCACACCCGCCCCTCGCGCGTCTCCTCGGGGCCGTGCAAGGAGGTGATCCTGAAGGCGGGCGAAGGCAAGGGCCTCGATCTCCTCCCCATCCTGAAGTGCTGGCCTGCCGACGGCGGCCCCTTCGTCACCCTGCCGAACGTCTATACCCGCGATCCCGACAACGGCTCCCGGAACATCGGCATGTACCGGATGCAGGTCTACGACGGGTGGACGACCGGGATGCATTGGCAGACCCACAAGGTCGCCGCCCGCCACGGGAAACGCTACTACGAGACCGGCCAGCGGATGCCCGTCGCCGTCTGCCTCGGCGGCGATCCGGCGCTGACCTTCGCGGCGACCGCCCCCCTCCCCGATGGCCTCGACGAATTGCTCCTCGCCGGGTTCCTGCGGAAGAAGGCGATCCCCCTCGTGAAGTGCGAGACCTCCGACCTCGAAGTCCCCGCCGATTCCGACTTCGTCATCGAGGGCTACGTCGACCCGACCGAGCCGCTCCGGCCCGAGGGCCCCTTCGGCGACCACACCGGCTTCTACACCCCCGTCGACGGCTACCCCACCTTCCACGTCACCTGCATCACCCACCGGAAGGACGCCCTCTACCCGGCCACCATCGTCGGGAAGCCGCCGATGGAGGACTTCTACCTCGGCACCGCCGCCGTCGATCTCTTCCTCCCGGTGTTCAAGATGAACTTCCCCGAGATCGTCGACATCGCCCTGCCCGCCGAGGGGGTCTTCCACAATCTCGTCTTCGTCAGCATCAAAAAACAGTACCCCTACCAGGCCTACAAGATCATGCACGGTCTCTGGGGGATGGGGCAGATGATGTTCACGAAGCTGATCATCGTCGTCGACGCCGACGTCGACGTGCGGAACACCTCCGACGTCCTCTTCCACCTCTGCGCGAACATCGATCCCCAGCGCGACAGCCTCTTCACGAAAGGCCCCGTCGACGCCCTCGACCACGCCGTGACGGTCGAGAACATCGGCAGCCACGCCGGGTTCGACGCCACGCGGAAGCTCCCGGGCGAGGGTTACACGCGGGGCTGGCCGGAGAAGTGCGTGTTGCCGGAGGCCGTCCTGGCCGAGGTCGAGCGGCGTTTCCCGCGCTAG